A DNA window from Ornithinimicrobium humiphilum contains the following coding sequences:
- a CDS encoding alanine/glycine:cation symporter family protein — MSLPELVNRANDIVWSSALVYLCLAAGLYFTIRLRLMQVRHFGGMIRQLREGESSEAGVSSFQALAMSLAGRVGMGNIGGVATAIAFGGPGAIFWMWVMAFLGSATSFIESALGQIYKERDDRGEYRGGPAYFIEKGLGMRWYGMLFAVVTVIAMGMLLPGVQANGITSSMRNAWGLDARIATIGVIIALAFIVVGGLKRIAVFASMVVPFMAIAYILLAVIVLFINVTEIPAMFALIFRSAFGLDAAFGSILGMAVMWGVKRGLYSNEAGQGTGPHAAAAAEVSHPAKQGLVQSFAVYVDTLFVCTATAIMILSTGMYRVHEDGAESGAVIYSGGTAVDGVEVGPAYTQAALDTVFPGLGGSFVAVALLFFAFTTIVAYYYMAEVNVTYLLRGRSAQVTAVGMRLLQLALLITVSYGALTTAEAAWAAGDLGVGLMAWLNIIAILILQRPAIKVLKDYEAQRKEGLDPQFDPRPLGIKNATFWEERADRLAGRPGGEAVGTHADAD, encoded by the coding sequence ATGTCCCTGCCAGAGCTCGTCAACCGCGCCAACGACATCGTCTGGTCGAGCGCGCTCGTCTACCTGTGCCTCGCCGCAGGCCTGTACTTCACGATCCGCCTGCGGCTGATGCAGGTGCGGCACTTCGGCGGCATGATCCGCCAGCTGCGCGAGGGCGAGTCCTCCGAGGCCGGTGTCTCCTCCTTCCAGGCGCTGGCGATGAGCCTGGCCGGACGGGTCGGCATGGGCAACATCGGTGGCGTGGCCACCGCGATCGCCTTCGGCGGCCCCGGCGCCATCTTCTGGATGTGGGTCATGGCCTTCCTGGGGTCGGCCACCTCGTTCATCGAGAGCGCCCTCGGCCAGATCTACAAGGAGCGCGACGACCGCGGCGAGTACCGCGGTGGCCCGGCCTACTTCATCGAGAAGGGCCTGGGCATGAGGTGGTACGGCATGCTCTTCGCCGTGGTCACGGTGATCGCCATGGGCATGCTCCTGCCGGGCGTGCAGGCCAACGGCATCACCTCCTCGATGCGCAACGCGTGGGGCCTGGACGCGCGGATCGCCACCATCGGGGTGATCATCGCCCTGGCCTTCATCGTCGTCGGCGGCCTCAAGCGCATCGCGGTCTTCGCCAGCATGGTCGTGCCGTTCATGGCGATCGCCTACATCCTGCTGGCCGTCATCGTGCTCTTCATCAACGTCACCGAGATCCCCGCGATGTTCGCGCTGATCTTCAGGAGCGCCTTCGGCCTCGACGCGGCCTTCGGCTCGATCCTCGGCATGGCCGTCATGTGGGGCGTCAAGCGCGGCCTCTACTCCAACGAGGCGGGCCAGGGCACCGGCCCGCACGCCGCCGCGGCGGCCGAGGTCTCCCACCCCGCCAAGCAGGGGCTGGTCCAGTCGTTCGCGGTCTACGTCGACACGCTCTTCGTCTGCACCGCGACCGCGATCATGATCCTGTCGACCGGCATGTACCGGGTCCACGAGGACGGCGCCGAGTCGGGCGCCGTGATCTACAGCGGCGGCACGGCGGTCGACGGCGTGGAGGTCGGTCCGGCCTACACCCAGGCGGCGCTCGACACGGTCTTCCCGGGGCTGGGCGGCAGCTTCGTGGCCGTGGCGCTGCTCTTCTTCGCCTTCACCACGATCGTGGCCTACTACTACATGGCCGAGGTCAACGTCACCTACCTGCTGCGCGGGCGCAGTGCCCAGGTGACCGCCGTGGGCATGCGGCTCCTGCAGCTCGCGCTGCTGATCACGGTCTCCTACGGTGCGCTGACGACGGCCGAGGCCGCCTGGGCCGCCGGCGACCTGGGGGTCGGGCTGATGGCCTGGCTCAACATCATCGCGATCCTCATCCTCCAGCGGCCGGCCATCAAGGTCCTGAAGGACTACGAGGCGCAGCGCAAGGAGGGTCTGGACCCGCAGTTCGACCCCCGGCCGCTGGGCATCAAGAACGCCACCTTCTGGGAGGAGCGCGCCGACCGGCTGGCGGGACGCCCCGGCGGCGAGGCCGTCGGGACCCACGCGGACGCCGACTGA
- a CDS encoding glycine--tRNA ligase, translated as MAQTSTVDLVVSLAKRRGFVFPCGEIYGGTRSAWDYGPLGVALKENIKRQWWRSMVQTRDDVVGLDSSIILPRQTWVASGHVGEFSDPLTECQSCHKRFRVDHMQEAVAEKRNKKARAGEEVDPDDIPLDEITCPNCGNKAWTEPREFNMMLKTYLGVIEDESGLHYLRPETAQGIFINFANVMGASRKKPPFGIAQTGKSFRNEITPGNFIFRTREFEQMEMEFFVKPGEDEEWHQYWIDERTRWYVDLGIDPDNLRHYEHPAEKLSHYSKRTVDIEYRFNFTGSEWGELEGIANRTDFDLGTHSKHSGADLSYFDQASGERYTPYVIEPAAGLSRSLMTFLVEGYTEDEAPNAKGGVDKRTVLKLDPRLAPMKVAVLPLSRNADLSPKARDLAAQLRQHWMVDFDDAGAIGRRYRRQDEIGTPFCVTVDFDTLEDHAVTVRERDTMSQERVALDQVEGYLAQRLIGC; from the coding sequence ATGGCCCAGACCTCCACCGTCGATCTCGTCGTGTCCCTCGCCAAGCGCCGTGGCTTCGTGTTCCCGTGCGGCGAGATCTACGGCGGCACCCGCTCGGCCTGGGACTACGGGCCGCTCGGCGTGGCGCTCAAGGAGAACATCAAGCGCCAGTGGTGGCGCTCGATGGTGCAGACCCGCGACGACGTCGTCGGCCTCGACTCCTCGATCATCCTGCCGCGCCAGACCTGGGTCGCCTCCGGTCACGTCGGCGAGTTCTCCGACCCGCTGACCGAGTGCCAGTCCTGCCACAAGCGCTTCCGCGTCGACCACATGCAGGAGGCCGTCGCCGAGAAACGCAACAAGAAGGCGCGCGCCGGCGAGGAGGTCGACCCCGACGACATCCCGCTCGACGAGATCACCTGCCCCAACTGCGGCAACAAGGCCTGGACCGAGCCGCGCGAGTTCAACATGATGCTCAAGACCTACCTGGGCGTCATCGAGGACGAGTCCGGGCTGCACTACCTGCGCCCCGAGACCGCGCAGGGCATCTTCATCAACTTCGCCAACGTCATGGGCGCCTCGCGCAAGAAGCCGCCGTTCGGCATCGCGCAGACCGGCAAGAGCTTCCGCAACGAGATCACGCCGGGCAACTTCATCTTCCGCACCCGTGAGTTCGAGCAGATGGAGATGGAGTTCTTCGTCAAGCCGGGCGAGGACGAGGAGTGGCACCAGTACTGGATCGACGAGCGCACCCGCTGGTACGTCGACCTCGGGATCGACCCGGACAACCTGCGCCACTACGAGCACCCGGCCGAGAAGCTCTCGCACTACTCCAAGCGCACCGTCGACATCGAGTACCGCTTCAACTTCACCGGCAGCGAGTGGGGCGAGCTCGAGGGCATCGCCAACCGCACCGACTTCGACCTCGGCACGCACAGCAAGCACTCCGGCGCCGACCTGTCCTACTTCGACCAGGCCAGCGGTGAGCGCTACACCCCCTACGTCATCGAGCCCGCGGCCGGTCTGTCGCGCTCGCTCATGACCTTCCTCGTCGAGGGCTACACCGAGGACGAGGCCCCCAACGCCAAGGGCGGGGTCGACAAGCGCACCGTGCTCAAGCTCGACCCGCGCCTGGCCCCGATGAAGGTGGCCGTGCTGCCGCTGTCGCGCAACGCCGACCTCTCGCCCAAGGCTCGTGACCTCGCCGCCCAGCTGCGCCAGCACTGGATGGTCGACTTCGACGACGCCGGTGCCATCGGGCGCCGCTACCGCCGCCAGGACGAGATCGGCACGCCGTTCTGCGTCACGGTCGACTTCGACACCCTCGAGGACCACGCCGTGACCGTGCGCGAGCGCGACACGATGTCCCAGGAGCGGGTCGCCCTGGACCAGGTGGAGGGCTACCTCGCGCAGCGCCTGATCGGCTGCTGA
- a CDS encoding DUF6703 family protein encodes MSSAPAPGPDRTTEPGPVRRSIEQASLPALEQLAKLPVWLPFLVLLLLMLGGGFLGGPVGWVLVGLALAFILWLFYLSWPRLNGVDRLMRVAVLLLFMAVTVVQLVPRG; translated from the coding sequence GTGTCCAGCGCACCCGCCCCCGGCCCCGACCGCACCACCGAGCCCGGCCCCGTCCGGCGCTCGATCGAGCAGGCCTCGCTGCCGGCCCTCGAGCAGCTCGCCAAGCTGCCCGTCTGGCTGCCGTTCCTCGTGCTGCTCCTCCTCATGCTGGGCGGCGGCTTCCTGGGCGGACCCGTCGGCTGGGTCCTCGTCGGCCTCGCGCTGGCCTTCATCCTCTGGCTGTTCTACCTGTCCTGGCCTCGGCTGAACGGCGTCGACCGGCTGATGCGGGTGGCGGTGCTGCTGCTCTTCATGGCGGTGACCGTGGTGCAGCTCGTGCCCCGCGGCTGA
- a CDS encoding metal ABC transporter substrate-binding protein, whose translation MPRGPRLLLPLLALPLVLTGCGGGTAPGADPDALQVVASFYPLEYLAERIAGEHAQVTTLTAPGVDPHEVELTPRQVGSLGSADLVVYAAGMQPAVDDAVSSQAAEHALDVMPSASLLPSDGDDHDHGHGHEHDEAGHDDEAAEATEEHSVDDGHDHGAFDPHFWLDPKRYADVAATLANHLAEVDPEHAEDYRANVRVLTDELRDLDDELADGLQTCASREVVTTHDAFGYLGARYDLHVVGITGIAPDAEPSPARLAEVTALVEELGVGTVYAEPLLPTAIAETVAAETGAQVLTLDPADGLTADEDTDYPSIMRDNLDALREGLGCS comes from the coding sequence ATGCCCCGTGGTCCTCGCCTCCTCCTGCCTCTGCTCGCCCTCCCCCTCGTCCTGACGGGCTGCGGCGGCGGCACCGCCCCGGGGGCCGACCCGGACGCGCTGCAGGTGGTCGCGAGCTTCTACCCCCTGGAGTACCTCGCGGAGCGGATCGCGGGCGAGCACGCGCAGGTCACGACGCTGACGGCGCCGGGCGTCGACCCGCACGAGGTGGAGCTCACGCCCCGGCAGGTGGGCAGCCTCGGCAGCGCCGACCTGGTCGTCTACGCCGCGGGCATGCAGCCGGCCGTGGACGACGCGGTGTCGAGCCAGGCCGCCGAGCACGCCCTGGACGTCATGCCCAGCGCCTCGCTGCTGCCCTCCGACGGCGACGACCACGACCACGGGCACGGGCACGAGCACGACGAGGCCGGGCACGACGACGAGGCCGCCGAGGCCACCGAGGAGCACTCCGTCGACGACGGCCACGACCACGGCGCGTTCGACCCGCACTTCTGGCTCGACCCGAAGCGCTACGCCGACGTCGCCGCCACGCTGGCCAACCACCTGGCCGAGGTCGACCCCGAGCACGCGGAGGACTACCGCGCCAACGTCCGGGTCCTCACCGACGAGCTGCGCGACCTCGACGACGAGCTGGCGGACGGCCTGCAGACCTGCGCGAGCCGCGAGGTGGTGACGACCCACGACGCGTTCGGCTACCTCGGCGCCCGCTACGACCTCCATGTCGTCGGGATCACCGGCATCGCCCCCGACGCCGAGCCCTCCCCCGCCCGGCTGGCGGAGGTGACCGCCCTCGTCGAGGAGCTGGGGGTGGGCACGGTCTACGCCGAGCCCCTGCTGCCGACCGCGATCGCCGAGACCGTCGCCGCCGAGACCGGTGCGCAGGTCCTCACGCTCGATCCCGCCGACGGGCTGACCGCGGACGAGGACACCGACTACCCGTCGATCATGCGCGACAACCTCGACGCGCTGCGCGAGGGGCTGGGCTGCTCGTGA
- a CDS encoding metal ABC transporter ATP-binding protein, which translates to MSSAPAATTGPAPVIIMRSASFGYAGRPVVTDVDLTVRAGEVVAVLGPNGSGKTTLVKGLLGLSEHLSGTVEVLGTPVARLHDRARIGYVPQRHTLVGGVRATVGEVVATGLLSRRPWWRPARRADREAVRAAVEAAGLGDRLRFDVESLSGGQQRRVLIARALVARPEVLVMDEPTAGVDRASQDVLARVLRRLAAEGTTMLIVTHELSALRGIVDRIVEVDSSHVTFDGTPERYADHQAELARRSGREVLG; encoded by the coding sequence GTGAGCTCCGCCCCCGCCGCGACCACCGGTCCCGCCCCGGTGATCATCATGCGCTCGGCGTCCTTCGGCTACGCCGGGCGCCCGGTGGTGACCGACGTCGACCTCACGGTCCGGGCGGGCGAGGTGGTGGCCGTCCTCGGTCCCAACGGCTCGGGCAAGACCACGCTCGTCAAGGGCCTGCTCGGCCTGTCCGAGCACCTCTCCGGGACCGTCGAGGTGCTCGGGACGCCCGTGGCCCGGCTGCACGACCGGGCCCGCATCGGCTACGTGCCCCAGCGTCACACCCTCGTCGGCGGGGTGCGCGCCACGGTCGGCGAGGTGGTCGCCACCGGACTGCTCTCCCGCCGCCCCTGGTGGCGCCCCGCCCGCCGCGCCGACCGCGAGGCGGTGAGGGCCGCCGTCGAGGCCGCCGGGCTGGGCGACCGCCTCCGCTTCGACGTCGAGAGCCTCTCCGGCGGCCAGCAGCGCCGCGTCCTCATCGCGCGCGCCCTCGTGGCGCGCCCGGAGGTCCTCGTCATGGACGAGCCGACCGCGGGCGTGGATCGCGCCAGCCAGGACGTGCTGGCCCGCGTGCTGCGCCGGCTCGCCGCGGAGGGCACGACCATGCTCATCGTCACGCACGAGCTCAGCGCGCTGCGCGGCATCGTCGACCGCATCGTGGAGGTGGACTCCTCGCACGTGACCTTCGACGGCACCCCCGAGAGGTATGCCGATCACCAGGCGGAGCTCGCGCGACGGTCCGGACGGGAGGTGCTCGGATGA
- a CDS encoding metal ABC transporter permease translates to MSEMLGLDFMRNALLAALFVGLAAPMVGIFLVQRRLSLIGDGLGHVALAGVAVGVLTGQAPVLTALVTAALAAVVIEVVRARGRTTGDVALALMFYGGIAAGVVIINRSEGGRTGSLNGYLFGAITTTSREDLVVFGLLSAVIVAITLVLRPRLFAVAGDEEYARASGLPVLALNILLGVLTAVTVVVAMRVIGLLLISALMIIPNAAAQQVSGSFRSATAWAVLFGVASSVGGVALSYRLDTATGGTIVLLTIAVFALAMAAGAAVRALARRRHRLAERHAHEHGPGCGHEAIPHGDHVDYLHDGHRHAAHEGHYDEHSDDPLDHSPAEPDAQEVRP, encoded by the coding sequence ATGAGCGAGATGCTCGGGCTCGACTTCATGCGCAACGCGCTGCTGGCCGCCCTCTTCGTGGGGCTGGCCGCCCCGATGGTCGGGATCTTCCTGGTCCAGCGGCGGCTCTCCCTCATCGGCGACGGGCTGGGGCACGTGGCCCTGGCCGGCGTCGCGGTCGGCGTCCTGACCGGTCAGGCCCCGGTGCTCACCGCCCTGGTCACCGCCGCCCTGGCCGCCGTCGTCATCGAGGTCGTGCGCGCCCGCGGCCGCACCACCGGCGACGTCGCGCTCGCGCTGATGTTCTACGGCGGCATCGCGGCGGGCGTGGTCATCATCAACCGCTCCGAGGGCGGGCGCACCGGCAGCCTCAACGGCTACCTCTTCGGGGCGATCACCACGACGTCCCGCGAAGACCTCGTCGTCTTCGGGCTGCTCTCGGCCGTCATCGTCGCGATCACCCTGGTGCTCCGCCCGCGCCTCTTCGCGGTCGCCGGCGACGAGGAGTACGCCCGCGCCAGCGGCCTGCCGGTGCTGGCCCTCAACATCCTGCTGGGCGTGCTCACCGCGGTGACCGTCGTGGTCGCGATGCGGGTCATCGGGCTGCTGCTCATCAGCGCCCTCATGATCATCCCCAACGCCGCGGCGCAGCAGGTGTCGGGCAGCTTCCGCAGCGCCACGGCCTGGGCCGTGCTCTTCGGGGTCGCCTCCTCGGTCGGCGGCGTCGCGCTCTCCTACCGCCTCGACACGGCCACCGGCGGCACGATCGTGCTCCTCACCATCGCCGTCTTCGCGCTGGCGATGGCGGCCGGGGCGGCCGTCCGCGCGCTGGCCCGGCGCCGCCACCGGCTCGCCGAGCGGCACGCCCACGAGCACGGCCCCGGGTGCGGCCACGAGGCGATCCCCCACGGCGACCACGTCGACTACCTGCACGACGGCCACCGGCACGCGGCGCACGAGGGCCACTACGACGAGCACAGCGACGACCCGCTCGACCACTCCCCCGCCGAGCCCGACGCCCAGGAGGTGCGCCCGTGA
- a CDS encoding Fur family transcriptional regulator — MTAPRRRPTRQQAAVVERLGQSEDFTSAQELHARMREAGDKVGLATVYRTLTSLAAAGEVDMIRTDEGEAVYRMCSTGHHHHLVCRHCGRTVEIEGPAVEKWADRVAAEHGFTDVSHTLEVFGTCAGCTDR, encoded by the coding sequence GTGACCGCCCCCCGCCGCCGCCCGACCCGCCAGCAGGCCGCCGTCGTCGAGCGCCTCGGGCAGAGCGAGGACTTCACCAGCGCGCAGGAGCTGCACGCCCGAATGCGCGAGGCCGGCGACAAGGTCGGGCTGGCCACGGTCTACCGGACCCTCACGTCCCTGGCGGCGGCGGGCGAGGTCGACATGATCCGCACCGACGAGGGCGAGGCCGTCTACCGGATGTGCTCGACCGGGCACCACCACCACCTGGTCTGCCGGCACTGCGGCCGCACCGTCGAGATCGAGGGTCCGGCCGTGGAGAAGTGGGCCGACCGGGTCGCGGCCGAGCACGGCTTCACCGACGTGAGCCACACGCTGGAGGTCTTCGGCACCTGCGCCGGCTGCACCGACCGGTAG
- a CDS encoding isoprenyl transferase, translated as MTREPRPPFPHPSGARPPAVPRELVPRHVAIVMDGNGRWANQRGLRRTQGHEAGEASLLDVIAGAIEVGVQCVSAYAFSTENWRRSPEEVRFLMSFNRDVIRRRREELDSWGVRVVWSGRRPRLWKSVISELEDAQERTRDNRVITLNFCVNYGGRAEIADAVRAIGQDVAEGRLRPGGIDERTVARYLYHPEVPDVDLFLRSSGEQRTSNFLLWQSAYAEMVFLDTLWPDFDRRHLWQAIETYAARDRRYGGAVDAAAGEAGGS; from the coding sequence ATGACCCGCGAGCCGCGCCCGCCCTTCCCGCACCCCTCGGGGGCCCGCCCCCCCGCCGTCCCCCGCGAGCTCGTCCCGCGGCACGTGGCGATCGTCATGGACGGCAACGGCCGGTGGGCCAACCAGCGGGGCCTGCGTCGGACGCAGGGCCACGAGGCGGGGGAGGCGAGCCTGCTCGACGTCATCGCCGGCGCGATCGAGGTCGGCGTCCAGTGCGTCTCGGCCTACGCCTTCTCGACGGAGAACTGGCGGCGCAGCCCCGAGGAGGTGCGCTTCCTCATGAGCTTCAACCGCGACGTCATCCGGCGCCGGCGCGAGGAGCTCGACTCCTGGGGGGTCCGGGTGGTCTGGTCCGGCCGACGACCGCGGCTGTGGAAGTCGGTGATCTCCGAGCTCGAGGACGCCCAGGAGCGCACCAGGGACAACCGGGTGATCACGCTCAACTTCTGCGTCAACTACGGCGGGCGGGCCGAGATCGCCGATGCCGTGCGCGCCATCGGCCAGGACGTGGCCGAGGGCCGGCTGCGACCCGGTGGCATCGATGAGCGGACGGTGGCGCGCTACCTCTACCACCCCGAGGTGCCCGACGTGGACCTCTTCCTGCGCAGCTCGGGCGAGCAGCGCACGTCCAACTTCCTGCTGTGGCAGAGCGCCTACGCCGAGATGGTCTTCCTCGACACGCTGTGGCCGGACTTCGACCGGCGCCACCTGTGGCAGGCCATCGAGACCTATGCCGCTCGCGACCGCCGCTACGGCGGTGCCGTCGACGCGGCGGCCGGCGAGGCCGGGGGCTCGTAG